The sequence below is a genomic window from Candidatus Zixiibacteriota bacterium.
ATTTGGCAGTTTCGATAAATATGTATGGTCCTTTGTTGGAGGGAAACCGCTCCTGAACTCCCGCAAGAGCATGAAAGAGGTGCCGGCTATGACCGCTGAAGCGGAGCGGATGAGCAAGGACCTGAAAAAGCGGGGATTCCGCTTCGTCGGACCTACCATCTGCTACGCTTTCATGCAGGCCGTCGGGATGGTCAATGACCATACCGTTGACTGCTTTCGATATAAACCTCTGTCAAGGATGAAGTAGAAATCTGAATCTGGCGACTGGAACCGTTCCGGTCAGTCAGGAGATTTCACAATGCTTACGATTGTCTGTCCCGGCCTGGGAGTTACCGATTTGTCTGCGATAATCGGAGTAACGACTCCGGACTCATTCATCACAAACAGCAGAACTGCCGAGCCGCGATAATGTCGC
It includes:
- a CDS encoding DNA-3-methyladenine glycosylase I, which gives rise to FGSFDKYVWSFVGGKPLLNSRKSMKEVPAMTAEAERMSKDLKKRGFRFVGPTICYAFMQAVGMVNDHTVDCFRYKPLSRMK